A window from Dehalobacter sp. DCA encodes these proteins:
- the argJ gene encoding bifunctional glutamate N-acetyltransferase/amino-acid acetyltransferase ArgJ has translation MMDKLYPWQEINGGISAPLGFYACGVKAGIKHKDKYDLALILSEIPASAAGMFTRNVVKAHPLILTEKHLADGKAQAVIVNSGNANACMGEIGDNAATEMARVTAEELALAPEDILVSSTGVIGQELPLAKVIAGIRTAAKEIQALKGKVSASEKTEYAHQAASAIMTTDMVCKELALELQCVQGTIKLGIMAKGSGMIHPNMGTMLCFITTDAQVAQDKLKGLLKAATDESFNMVTVDGDTSTNDMVVILANGLSEVAPEGQEWENFSAMVREACCTMAKAIARDGEGASKFLEVKVAGAASLEAARMIARSVCSSNLVKSAMYGEDANWGRILAAAGYSGASFDPNKADIYLNGLQVAAHGQGLPFSETEASVLLKNTDIKVDVVLGDGNEQAVAWGCDLTHKYIDINADYRT, from the coding sequence ATGATGGATAAATTGTATCCTTGGCAAGAAATAAATGGCGGGATTTCCGCACCGCTTGGATTTTATGCCTGCGGGGTCAAAGCGGGCATAAAACATAAAGACAAATACGATCTGGCGCTGATCTTATCTGAGATCCCGGCCAGTGCGGCAGGGATGTTCACGCGCAATGTCGTGAAGGCCCATCCGCTGATACTCACCGAGAAACATCTTGCAGACGGCAAAGCGCAGGCTGTTATTGTCAACAGCGGTAATGCCAATGCCTGTATGGGCGAGATTGGTGACAACGCTGCCACGGAGATGGCCAGGGTGACCGCAGAAGAGCTTGCTCTTGCTCCGGAAGATATCCTGGTATCGTCCACAGGGGTAATCGGACAGGAACTGCCGCTGGCTAAAGTCATCGCAGGAATCAGGACGGCCGCAAAGGAAATTCAGGCACTTAAGGGAAAAGTCTCCGCAAGTGAAAAAACTGAATACGCCCACCAGGCGGCGTCGGCTATAATGACCACAGACATGGTTTGCAAAGAACTTGCTTTGGAACTGCAGTGCGTCCAGGGCACTATAAAACTTGGTATCATGGCCAAAGGCTCGGGCATGATCCATCCTAATATGGGAACGATGCTTTGTTTTATCACGACGGATGCGCAGGTTGCGCAGGATAAGCTGAAAGGGCTGCTGAAGGCGGCAACGGATGAAAGCTTTAATATGGTAACCGTGGATGGCGATACCAGTACGAACGATATGGTCGTGATCTTGGCCAACGGATTATCGGAAGTTGCGCCGGAAGGTCAGGAATGGGAGAACTTTTCTGCCATGGTCCGGGAAGCCTGCTGTACGATGGCCAAAGCGATTGCAAGAGACGGCGAAGGGGCCAGCAAGTTCCTGGAAGTGAAAGTTGCAGGGGCCGCATCATTGGAAGCAGCTAGAATGATTGCTCGCAGTGTCTGTTCCTCTAATTTGGTGAAATCGGCTATGTATGGCGAAGATGCCAACTGGGGAAGAATCCTGGCTGCAGCGGGATACTCCGGAGCCAGCTTTGATCCGAATAAAGCGGATATCTACCTGAACGGACTGCAGGTCGCTGCACACGGACAGGGCCTGCCATTTTCCGAGACGGAAGCTTCGGTTTTGCTGAAGAATACAGACATCAAGGTCGACGTCGTTCTGGGTGACGGAAATGAACAGGCTGTAGCCTGGGGCTGTGATCTTACACATAAGTATATTGACATCAACGCTGATTACCGGACGTAA
- the argC gene encoding N-acetyl-gamma-glutamyl-phosphate reductase — MIKVGILGATGYTGQELLRLLNNHPEVTLAYLGSSTSAGKRISDICPHLQESLENVLETEEIPDVDVVFMALPHGIAAARARELMERGIKIVDLGADFRLKDVQEYENWYKVKHADPALLPEAVYGLPELYRNEIAGKALVANPGCYPTASQLALVPLLRTGLLDPTGIIIDAKSGVSGAGRGIVQNLHYSEVNENFKAYGVGVHRHTPEIEQQLSGAADAKVVISFTPHLVPMTRGILATIYAGVKSGITEQELWDCWQQAYEKEPFIHVMPEREWPQTKYTYGSNHAFLQLRYDQRTGRVVLVSVIDNLVKGASGQAIQNMNILFDLPETTGLQTTALWP; from the coding sequence ATGATTAAAGTTGGAATTCTTGGAGCAACCGGCTATACAGGGCAGGAACTGCTTCGTTTATTAAATAACCATCCGGAGGTCACGCTGGCGTATTTAGGCTCTTCTACATCTGCGGGAAAGCGTATTTCAGATATTTGCCCTCACCTTCAGGAAAGTCTGGAAAACGTGCTGGAGACAGAGGAGATACCTGATGTCGACGTGGTGTTTATGGCGCTGCCGCATGGCATAGCAGCGGCCAGAGCCAGGGAATTGATGGAACGCGGCATAAAAATCGTGGATCTTGGAGCAGACTTCAGACTTAAAGACGTCCAGGAGTATGAAAATTGGTATAAGGTTAAGCATGCTGATCCAGCTTTGCTGCCAGAGGCTGTCTATGGACTGCCTGAACTATATAGAAATGAAATTGCGGGGAAAGCCCTTGTGGCGAATCCGGGCTGTTATCCCACAGCATCCCAGCTAGCGCTGGTGCCGCTACTCCGGACAGGACTGCTTGATCCGACCGGCATCATCATCGATGCCAAGTCGGGTGTCTCAGGAGCAGGCCGAGGGATTGTCCAGAACCTTCATTATTCCGAAGTGAATGAGAATTTTAAAGCTTACGGTGTTGGTGTGCATCGCCACACACCGGAGATCGAGCAGCAGCTAAGCGGTGCGGCGGATGCGAAAGTCGTGATTAGTTTTACCCCACATCTCGTGCCAATGACCCGAGGCATACTGGCTACCATCTATGCCGGTGTCAAGAGTGGCATAACGGAGCAGGAACTGTGGGATTGCTGGCAGCAAGCTTACGAGAAGGAACCGTTTATTCATGTGATGCCGGAAAGAGAGTGGCCCCAGACGAAATATACGTATGGGAGCAACCACGCATTCCTTCAGCTAAGATATGACCAGCGGACCGGCAGGGTCGTCCTGGTTTCCGTCATTGACAATTTGGTCAAAGGAGCATCCGGCCAGGCCATCCAGAATATGAACATCCTGTTTGATCTGCCGGAAACGACTGGGCTTCAAACCACCGCGCTCTGGCCATAG
- a CDS encoding L,D-transpeptidase — MKRKQSKIALATVVILFIVAGLMSFLGGSEVVSVFSRYNSNQDQTTPQDNQTSYHNQKNGTAENSGGNNQGKEDNQNAEAQQQESANRQQETANSQETQQSDYRIDVDVTEQIVRIYYRDSEIKQFTASTGVNNLTPLGDFEIENRGEWFFSEKYQQGAKYWVSFKDWGVYLFHSVPMDKQKKMIAEEAAKLGTSASHGCIRLEVENAKWIYDNIPQGTKVHIH, encoded by the coding sequence TTGAAAAGAAAACAATCTAAAATCGCACTTGCCACGGTAGTTATATTATTTATTGTTGCCGGGTTAATGAGCTTTCTGGGCGGATCTGAAGTAGTCAGTGTGTTTTCTCGGTACAATTCTAATCAGGACCAGACAACCCCACAAGATAACCAGACTTCTTATCATAACCAAAAGAATGGAACGGCTGAAAACAGCGGTGGGAATAACCAGGGTAAAGAAGACAATCAGAATGCTGAAGCACAACAGCAGGAATCCGCGAACAGACAGCAGGAAACGGCCAACTCTCAGGAAACACAGCAAAGCGACTACCGGATTGATGTTGATGTGACCGAACAAATTGTCCGGATCTATTATCGGGATTCTGAAATCAAACAATTTACAGCGTCGACAGGCGTCAATAATTTGACTCCGCTGGGGGATTTTGAAATTGAAAACCGCGGCGAATGGTTTTTCTCCGAAAAATACCAGCAGGGCGCCAAATACTGGGTCTCTTTCAAAGACTGGGGTGTGTACCTTTTCCATTCCGTCCCGATGGATAAACAGAAAAAAATGATTGCCGAAGAAGCGGCCAAACTTGGTACATCGGCTTCTCATGGCTGTATCAGGCTCGAAGTGGAAAACGCCAAATGGATTTATGACAACATTCCGCAGGGGACGAAGGTGCATATTCATTAA